A genomic region of uncultured Roseibium sp. contains the following coding sequences:
- a CDS encoding ABC transporter ATP-binding protein, with amino-acid sequence MTSLSLKDVSKSYGEIEVLRNIDLEIEQGELIVFVGPSGCGKSTLLRMIAGLEKITGGTLEIDDVVVNDVPPAQRGIAMVFQSYALYPHMTVYDNMAFALRLAHKSKEEIDNAVKSAAETLQLTQYLDRLPKALSGGQRQRVAIGRSIVRDPKVFLFDEPLSNLDAALRVATRIEIAQLKESMPESTMIYVTHDQVEAMTLASRIVVLHGGNVEQFGAPLDLYERPANTFVAQFIGSPAMNLITAEVTATGNVTSVKMSDGGHADVPIESRDGDIANAVKLGVRPEDLTVTDSDDYLVSAQVEIVEALGETTVLYFKSQNGEEALIAKLPGIHKIDKGTTIRLTAVPEKLHLFDSDGRSFLYR; translated from the coding sequence ATGACCTCCTTGTCCTTGAAAGATGTCAGCAAGTCCTATGGTGAAATCGAGGTTCTGCGGAACATCGACCTTGAAATCGAGCAGGGCGAACTGATCGTTTTCGTCGGCCCGTCGGGTTGCGGAAAATCCACGTTGCTCCGCATGATCGCCGGTCTTGAGAAGATCACGGGCGGCACGCTCGAGATCGATGACGTGGTGGTCAATGACGTGCCGCCGGCCCAGCGCGGCATTGCGATGGTGTTCCAGTCCTACGCGCTTTATCCGCACATGACGGTCTACGACAACATGGCCTTCGCGCTGAGGCTGGCGCACAAGTCAAAGGAAGAGATAGACAATGCCGTCAAAAGCGCGGCGGAAACGCTTCAGCTGACGCAGTATCTCGACCGGCTGCCGAAAGCGCTTTCGGGCGGGCAGCGCCAGAGGGTCGCCATCGGCCGCTCGATCGTGCGCGATCCTAAGGTGTTCCTGTTCGACGAACCGCTGTCCAACCTGGATGCGGCGCTCAGGGTGGCAACGAGGATCGAGATTGCGCAGCTCAAGGAGAGCATGCCGGAAAGCACGATGATCTACGTTACCCACGACCAGGTGGAAGCGATGACGCTGGCCAGCCGGATTGTCGTGCTGCACGGTGGCAATGTCGAACAGTTCGGCGCGCCGCTGGACCTTTATGAACGTCCCGCCAACACGTTCGTGGCGCAGTTTATCGGGTCTCCGGCGATGAACCTGATCACGGCCGAAGTGACGGCAACCGGCAACGTGACATCGGTCAAGATGTCCGACGGCGGTCACGCGGATGTTCCCATCGAGTCGCGCGACGGCGACATCGCAAATGCCGTCAAGCTCGGCGTCCGTCCCGAAGATCTCACGGTTACCGACAGCGACGACTATCTCGTGTCCGCGCAAGTTGAAATTGTCGAGGCGCTCGGTGAAACGACGGTGCTCTATTTCAAGTCGCAGAACGGAGAAGAAGCGCTCATCGCCAAGCTTCCCGGCATTCACAAGATCGACAAGGGCACGACCATCCGTCTGACTGCGGTTCCGGAAAAGCTTCATCTGTTCGACAGCGACGGCAGATCGTTCCTGTACCGGTAG